Proteins encoded by one window of Sciurus carolinensis chromosome 12, mSciCar1.2, whole genome shotgun sequence:
- the Thnsl1 gene encoding threonine synthase-like 1, producing the protein MLHFNRYLHLKQIIQKCFSSIHVKTDKHAPLFLSRTDALTELRKSWCSTHSLLGDKNIILMGPPGAGKTTVGKILGQKLDCCVIDVDDDILEKTWNMSVSEKLQDVGNEQFLEEEGKAVLNFSASGSVISLTGSNPMHDASMWHLKKNGIIVYLDVPLMDIINRLKLMKIDRIVGQNSETSVKDLLKFRKQYYKKWYDARVFCESGASPEEVADKVLNEVKRYQDVDSETFISTRHICPKDCEQKVSTKFFSEAVIEGLASDGGLFVPEKEFPKLSCGEWKNLVGATYVERAQILLERCIHPADIPAARLGEMIEIAYGENFACSKIAPIRHLSGNQFILELFHGPTGSFKDLSLQLMPHIFAHCIPTSCNYMILVATSGDTGSAVLNGFSRLNKNDKQRIAVVTFFPEIGVSDFQKAQIVGSQRENGWAVGVKSDFDFCQTAIKRIFNDSDFTGFLTVEYGTILSSANSINWGRLLPQVVYHASAYLDLVSQGFISFGSPVDVCIPTGNFGNILAAVYAKMMGIPIRKFICASNQNHVLTDFIKTGHYDLRERKLAQTFSPSIDILKSSNLERHLHLMANKDGQLMTKLFNQLENHHHFQIEKILVEKLQQDFVADWCTEGECLAAINSTYNASGYILDPHTAVAKVVADRMQDKTCPVIVSSTAHYSKFAPAILQALKIKEINQTSSSQLYLLGSYNALPPLHGALLERTKQQEKMEYHICSADINVLKSHVEKLIQNQFLGKFSE; encoded by the coding sequence ATGCTCCATTTTAACCGATATCTGCATCTGAAACAGATAATACAGAAATGTTTTTCTAGTATACATGTTAAAACAGATAAACATGCACCGCTATTTCTTTCAAGAACTGATGCACTCACAGAATTAAGGAAGTCATGGTGTTCAACCCACTCTCTTTTGGGAGACAAAAATATTATCCTAATGGGACctcctggtgctgggaaaacaacAGTAGGCAAAATACTAGGGCAGAAACTAGATTGTTGTGTCATAGATGTGGATGATGATATCCTTGAAAAAACCTGGAATATGAGTGTGTCTGAAAAATTACAGGATGTGGGCAATGAGCAATttttagaagaggaaggaaaagctgTTTTAAACTTCTCTGCATCTGGAAGTGTGATTTCCCTTACTGGGTCCAATCCCATGCATGATGCTAGCATGTGGCATCTGAAGAAAAATGGCATAATTGTATACCTGGATGTACCCCTAATGGATATAATTAACCGTCTAAAACTAATGAAGATAGATAGGATTGTAGGTCAGAATTCTGAAACATCTGTGAAAGACTTACTTAAGTTTAGGAAACAGTATTATAAGAAGTGGTATGATGCGCGAGTTTTTTGTGAAAGTGGGGCTTCCCCAGAGGAGGTAGCTGACAAAGTACTGAATGAAGTTAAAAGATACCAAGATGTGGACTCAGAAACATTCATTTCAACAAGACACATTTGTCCTAAAGACTGTGAACAGAAGGTTTCAACAAAATTCTTTAGCGAAGCTGTGATTGAGGGCTTAGCTTCTGATGGTGGACTGTTTGTTCCTGAGAAGGAGTTCCCAAAATTAAGCTGTGGGGAGTGGAAAAACCTAGTAGGAGCAACCTATGTAGAAAGAGCACAGATACTGTTGGAAAGGTGTATACATCCTGCAGACATACCTGCTGCCAGATTGGGGGAAATGATTGAAATTGCTTATGGGGAAAATTTTGCCTGCTCAAAAATTGCTCCCATCAGGCACCTTTCAGGCAACCAGTTCATCCTGGAATTGTTTCATGGACCAACAGGATCATTTAAGGATTTATCTTTACAGCTTATGCCTCATATTTTTGCACATTGCATTCCAACAAGTTGCAATTACATGATACTTGTAGCTACTTCAGGAGACACAGGGAGTGCAGTCTTAAATGGTTTTAGTCGTCTTAATAAGAATGATAAGCAAAGAATAGCTGTGGTCACATTTTTTCCTGAGATTGGAGTAAGTGATTTTCAGAAAGCACAAATAGTTGGCAGTCAGAGAGAAAATGGATGGGCAGTGGGTGTCAAGTCAGATTTTGACTTTTGCCAGACagctataaaaagaatttttaacgATTCTGATTTCACTGGCTTTCTGACCGTGGAATATGGAACAATATTAAGTTCAGCTAATTCCATAAACTGGGGCCGACTGCTTCCTCAGGTAGTTTACCATGCTTCTGCCTATCTTGATCTCGTTAGCCAAGGGTTTATTTCTTTTGGAAGCCCAGTAGATGTCTGTATTCCCACAGGAAACTTTGGAAACATATTAGCAGCAGTGTATGCCAAAATGATGGGAATCCCTATTCGAAAATTTATTTGTGCATCCAATCAGAACCATGTTTTGACTGATTTTATAAAAACAGGACATTATGATCTAAGGGAAAGAAAATTAGCTCAAACTTTTTCACCATCAATAGATATTCTCAAATCTTCAAACCTGGAGCGACATTTACACTTGATGGCTAATAAAGATGGACAGTTaatgacaaaattatttaatCAGTTAGAAAATCACCATCACTTCCAAATTGAAAAGATTCTAGTTGAGAAACTTCAGCAGGATTTTGTAGCTGACTGGTGCACTGAAGGAGAGTGCCTGGCAGCTATTAACTCTACCTATAATGCTTCAGGATATATTTTGGATCCACACACAGCTGTTGCAAAAGTGGTTGCAGACAGAATGCAAGACAAAACTTGCCCAGTGATTGTCTCATCTACAGCTCATTACTCAAAGTTTGCACCTGCTATTTTGCAGGCtttaaagattaaagaaatcaACCAAACTTCATCAAGTCAGCTTTATTTGTTGGGTTCGTACAATGCATTACCTCCACTACATGGAGCTTTATTAGAGAGAACAAAACAGCAAGAGAAGATGGAGTATCATATTTGTTCAGCTGATATAAATGTCTTGAAAAGTCATGTGGAAAAACTAATCCAAAATCAATTCTTAGGAAAGTTCTCTGAGTAG